The Streptomyces sp. cg36 genomic interval CCGGGGCGCGGTGGACCGGGCGTCAGCGGCCGGGGGCGGCCAGCGGGGCGGGGTGCGGGGCGGGAGCGTCGGGGGCGGTGACGAGCGCGGCCAGCGGCTGCTCCAGGCGCTGGTGGAGCACGGGCAGGGCGCCGTCCAGGAACAGCCGGCGCATCAGGGTGCGCCGGGTCTTGCCGCTGGTGGTCTTGCGGACCGCCCCGGGACGCACCAGGACCACACCGGCGGCGGGGAGCTGGAAGCGCCGGCTCAGCACGGACTGGACCGAGGCGGCCAGGCCCGGCAGATCGAGGTCGCCGCCCGGACCGGGGCGGACCTCCTGGACCACCACCACGTACGAGCGCTCCCGCTGGTCGTCACCGACGGTGAACACCGCGCCGCCGCCGCGCCGCAGGGCGGGCCCGGACTCCTGCACGGCCTGTTCGATGTCCTGCGGGTACAGGTTGCGGCCGTGGTGGATGAGCATCTCCTTGATGCGGCCGGTGACATAGAGCTCCCCGTCGACCAGCGCGCCCAGGTCCCCGGTGCGCAGATAGCCGGGGCGTCCGTCGGCGGTCTCGGCGCGGAAGCACGCGTCGGTGGCGCGCGGCCGGTTCCAGTAGCCGCGCGCGACCGAGGGGCCGCGCAGCCAGATCTCGCCGACCCGGCCGCCGGCCAGCGCCTCCCGGGTCGTCGGATCGGCGATCAGCACCTCGCTCCCGGCGGGCCGGCCGCAGCCGACCAGGGTGCGCGAGGGCCGCCCGGCCACGGCGGGCCGCAGCTCGTGCTGCTCCAAGTGGTGGACGTCCACGTCCAGTTCGACGTGGACGGAGGTGGTGTCCCCGGCCGAGGCGAGCAGGGTGTTCTCGGCCAGCCCGTAGCAGGGGAACAGGGCCTCGCGGCGCAGTCCGTGGGCGGCGAAGCGGTCGGCGAAGGTGCGCAGGGTGGTGGCGCGCACCGGCTCGGCCCCGTTGAGCGCCACCCGCAGGCACGACAGGTCGAGCCCCTCGGCCTGCTCCTCGGTGGTGCGCCGGGCGCACAGCTCGTAGCCGAAGTCGGGCGAGGCGGTGCCCTCCACCCGGTAGTCGTGGATCATCCGCAGCCAGCGGTGCGGCTGCTTGATGAAGGAGACGGGGGACATCTGGACGCTGGTGCCGCCCATCCACAGCGGGTGCAGCGTCATCCCGATCAGGCCCATGTCGTGGTAGAGCGGCAGCCAGCTGCCGGTGACCACGCCGGGGCCGGTGAGCATGGAGCGGTGGATGGCCTCCTCGTTGGCGGCCAGGTTGGCGTGGGTGACCATCACCCCCTTGGGGTCGCTGGTGGAGCCCGAGCTGTACTGGAGGAAGGCGATGTCGTCGGGGCGGGTGTCCGGGGCGCGCCAGGGGCCGGGGTCGGAGCCGTCGTCCTCGGGCGCCAGGCACACCACGTCGTGCTCGCCGGCGGCGGCCAGCCACGCGGCGAGCGCCTGGCGGTGGGCGGGCTGTGTGAGGACCGCGCCCACGCGGGCGTCCTTGAGGATGCCGCCGACCCGGGCGAGCCGCTCGCCGGGCTCGTCGGGCAGCGGGGCGGGGATGGCGGTGCGCCCGGCGTAGAAGCAGCCGAGGAAGGCGGTTACGAACTCCAGTGTCGGCGGGTGGAGCAGCAGCACCGGGCGGGCCGGGTCGCCCCGGGACTCCTGGCGCAGCCGGGCGGCCACGAGCCGGGCGCGGCGGTCGAGTTCGGCGTAGGTGAGCTCTTCGGGCCGCGTGGTCCGGCCGTCCTCGTGCAGGTAGACGAACGCGAGCCGGTCGGGGTGCTGCTCCACTCCGGCGCGTACGGCCTCCGTCAACGTCCTGTGCATCTCGTCCCTTCCCTCGTGGCGCGGCGGTGGTGCGGGCGATGCGGCACCAAGTGCCAGCTGCTGCACCATCGTTGGCGGGAAGTGCAAAGGCGCTGTAAAGGAAGGCTTGAGGTGCACGTCAGACCCGCACGTGAGGGTGGTTGAACTGACCTTTGCCGAGGTCCAGTTGGCACCCAGTGCCGCATGTCCGGATCCGAGTCGCTCCTGTTTCGATACGCCATTGACTCGGTTGCCGGGCGGGTCTAGCGTCGTCAACCGCACCGCCGCACGGGCCAGTTCACGCAGCACCCTCTTCCTTCCGAGGAGCGGCACCCGTGACCACTCAGCTCCACACCCGCGACACCGGGCAGGAACCGGCCGCCACCCACCGCTGGTGGGTCCTGGGCGTACTCGTGGTGAGCCTCCTGCTCGCCGTCCTCGACCCCTCGATCCTGAACGTGGCGCTCAACACGCTCGCCGAGCCCGCGCCCCAGGGCCTCGGCGCCTCCTCCGGCGCCCTCCAGTGGGCGGTGGACGCCCACCCCCTGGCCTTCGCCGCCCTGCTCCTCGGCACCGGCGTGCTCGCCGACCGCGGGGGGCGCAGACGCACCCTGGTGGCCTGTCTCGCCGTCTTGGGGCTCTGCTCGCTCTGGTTCGCCCACACGGGCGGCTCCGGCGAACTGATCGCCGCCCGCACCGGGCTCGGCGTCGGCGGCGCGCTGGTCCCGCGCGGCGCGGCGCTCGCGGACCGGGCCGTCGGCTCGTTCGTGTCCGCCATGCACACCACCGCGCCGGTCGCCGCCGCGGTCACCTTCGCGGGCACCCTCGTCAGCCTGTTCCTGCTGCCGTCCCGCGCCCGGGACGCGTCCGCCGGCCCGGCGCCGGCCGCCCGGGTCCACCACTCCACGGAGGTCTGAGCATGCCCCCACCCGTCCCACCCCTCCCGCCCGGGACCGGCAC includes:
- a CDS encoding fatty acyl-AMP ligase, which codes for MHRTLTEAVRAGVEQHPDRLAFVYLHEDGRTTRPEELTYAELDRRARLVAARLRQESRGDPARPVLLLHPPTLEFVTAFLGCFYAGRTAIPAPLPDEPGERLARVGGILKDARVGAVLTQPAHRQALAAWLAAAGEHDVVCLAPEDDGSDPGPWRAPDTRPDDIAFLQYSSGSTSDPKGVMVTHANLAANEEAIHRSMLTGPGVVTGSWLPLYHDMGLIGMTLHPLWMGGTSVQMSPVSFIKQPHRWLRMIHDYRVEGTASPDFGYELCARRTTEEQAEGLDLSCLRVALNGAEPVRATTLRTFADRFAAHGLRREALFPCYGLAENTLLASAGDTTSVHVELDVDVHHLEQHELRPAVAGRPSRTLVGCGRPAGSEVLIADPTTREALAGGRVGEIWLRGPSVARGYWNRPRATDACFRAETADGRPGYLRTGDLGALVDGELYVTGRIKEMLIHHGRNLYPQDIEQAVQESGPALRRGGGAVFTVGDDQRERSYVVVVQEVRPGPGGDLDLPGLAASVQSVLSRRFQLPAAGVVLVRPGAVRKTTSGKTRRTLMRRLFLDGALPVLHQRLEQPLAALVTAPDAPAPHPAPLAAPGR
- a CDS encoding MFS transporter, translated to MTTQLHTRDTGQEPAATHRWWVLGVLVVSLLLAVLDPSILNVALNTLAEPAPQGLGASSGALQWAVDAHPLAFAALLLGTGVLADRGGRRRTLVACLAVLGLCSLWFAHTGGSGELIAARTGLGVGGALVPRGAALADRAVGSFVSAMHTTAPVAAAVTFAGTLVSLFLLPSRARDASAGPAPAARVHHSTEV